One Halovivax ruber XH-70 genomic region harbors:
- a CDS encoding SRPBCC family protein: MHGERAEYAAIELERMPTYQTSSVIDAPFDRVWSFYDDTEGLEALTPDWLGLRRPTIVGPDGEPEPDAFRPGTEIRLELEPLGLSGLPGTEWVVEIVEREVDNDRARFVDEQVIGRGPFRSWRHTHRFVDLGGETLLVDRIDYRLPYAGTLPLATPALAALLWYRHRRTRQLLEADQAAGAGL; encoded by the coding sequence ATGCACGGGGAAAGAGCCGAATACGCAGCGATCGAATTGGAGCGCATGCCCACCTACCAGACGTCGTCCGTGATCGACGCGCCGTTCGACAGGGTGTGGTCGTTCTACGACGACACCGAGGGGCTCGAAGCCCTCACGCCGGACTGGCTCGGGCTTCGCCGTCCAACCATCGTCGGGCCCGACGGCGAGCCGGAGCCGGACGCCTTTCGGCCGGGAACCGAGATACGACTCGAACTGGAACCGCTGGGCCTGTCCGGCCTCCCCGGCACCGAGTGGGTCGTCGAGATCGTCGAGCGAGAGGTCGACAACGACCGCGCCCGCTTCGTCGACGAGCAGGTCATCGGTCGCGGGCCGTTCCGGTCCTGGCGCCACACCCACCGCTTCGTCGACCTCGGCGGCGAGACACTGCTGGTCGATCGGATCGACTACCGGCTCCCGTACGCTGGGACGCTTCCGCTCGCGACACCTGCTCTCGCGGCGCTTTTGTGGTATCGACACCGCCGAACGCGGCAGTTGCTCGAAGCCGACCAGGCTGCGGGCGCCGGGCTCTGA
- a CDS encoding 23S rRNA (uridine(2552)-2'-O)-methyltransferase, translating into MTGKDHYYNKAKQEGYRARSAYKLQQLDDLEGLIDRGDTVLDLGAAPGGWLQVAAERVGPEGTVIGVDFQRIDGFDDEIDDRIETLRGDVTEAKTLDRIRRAAGASDGESNGERGAVDVVLSDMAPNVTGEYSLDQARSLHLARTASEVALELLETGGTFAAKVFEGPDVDDFRADLEDEFQYVRATVPKATRDESSELYLLGIGRLTAPVSAGDEHEVEIVDTGSEGDGIATVEGFRLFVPDAEPGETVRVRVDDVKPHFGFAERIDD; encoded by the coding sequence ATGACAGGAAAAGATCACTACTACAACAAGGCGAAACAGGAGGGCTACCGGGCCCGCTCGGCCTACAAGCTCCAGCAACTAGACGACCTCGAGGGACTCATCGACCGCGGCGACACCGTCCTCGACCTCGGCGCGGCGCCAGGCGGTTGGCTGCAGGTCGCCGCCGAGCGCGTCGGCCCCGAGGGGACCGTCATCGGCGTCGACTTCCAGCGGATCGACGGATTCGACGACGAGATCGACGATCGGATCGAGACGCTCCGGGGCGACGTCACCGAAGCGAAGACGCTCGATCGGATTCGACGCGCTGCCGGCGCGTCCGATGGCGAGTCGAACGGCGAACGCGGCGCCGTCGACGTCGTCCTCTCGGACATGGCGCCGAACGTCACCGGCGAGTACTCGCTGGACCAGGCCCGCTCGCTGCACCTCGCACGCACCGCCTCCGAGGTCGCCCTCGAACTCCTCGAGACGGGCGGCACCTTCGCCGCCAAGGTCTTCGAAGGTCCCGACGTCGACGACTTCAGGGCCGACCTCGAAGACGAGTTCCAGTACGTCCGCGCGACCGTGCCGAAGGCGACCAGAGACGAGTCCTCCGAACTGTACCTGCTCGGTATCGGTCGGCTAACCGCACCCGTAAGCGCCGGCGACGAACACGAAGTCGAGATCGTCGACACGGGCTCGGAAGGCGACGGGATCGCGACGGTCGAGGGATTCAGGCTGTTCGTCCCGGACGCCGAACCCGGTGAGACCGTCCGCGTCCGCGTCGACGACGTCAAACCCCACTTCGGCTTCGCAGAACGGATCGACGACTGA
- a CDS encoding ribbon-helix-helix domain-containing protein, whose translation MPKISVEIPGELLADLDDHVGDEGKYVNRSDAIRASIRKNLDILDEIDQRHGRLADEE comes from the coding sequence ATGCCGAAGATCAGCGTCGAGATTCCGGGCGAGTTACTCGCGGATCTGGACGACCACGTCGGTGACGAGGGCAAGTACGTCAACCGAAGCGACGCGATCCGGGCGTCGATCCGGAAGAATCTGGATATCTTGGACGAGATCGATCAGCGCCACGGCCGCCTCGCAGACGAGGAGTAG
- a CDS encoding twin-arginine translocase subunit TatC has translation MSGVVDEDTAQAINTGRATAGAMVSTARRHLQKVFIFFVIGFIGTFYAMRIWVWDFLEQTAKTNMEGDVAVATELITRTPFEVILLQAKIGLLVGIVFAIPALVYYARGSLQDRGFTSVVPISRLWLVAFGLVSIVLFVVGIVYAFTVFFPFTFLFLGEIAYNAGVKPSWGITEFTEFVSLLTISFGLAAQLPLLMATFSYTEIVSYETFRDKWRHAIVGITVFGAFFSPPDPITQLMWALPLVALYVFSLGLAKLVANTRRRGAAEIGSGVGHVKRRLGQTIAIVAVVFLAIAVALAAGARTWVAETIVPELPPAVQPAEPTIIGELVVEHGTAGLLGAAAILTLGVAALALAVVTVQVLRTPVYPRESALATAQTEDDVDFTVLDPSDIKRVPAPVFSSMSEDEMMSVAREAMHADDREKAQAIIDRFDSIAAIEEGETAAEASPGEAETQPSEGAPADGSEGEDDSSPLASTAAGMLDPFTESETTEEDLGGFAYDLAFIVESLTSKLIYVVGLFMAVLAGSFLWLYAGGIKRSLRQFVDSVPRELLVEVAESNGATIDESAGLTQLLQDSGFVVALHPVEVLIFIVKVSTILAAVSILPFVCYWAWPAIRERGLARGDRRTFAVWGVSLFLGFAAGTYLGFFYIAPSVISYLITDALANEMVVSYRMKSFFWLVIYTTLGVGFLFNVLVTMVLFHVGNIVSYRTMRRRWRPAVVGIFVVAMFASPSGILKMFAVAIPLSLTYLLGLAVLYVLTAGGRLFGGGGATTATESGPDPAADVAGAGE, from the coding sequence ATGAGTGGTGTCGTCGACGAAGACACGGCGCAGGCGATCAACACTGGCCGCGCGACCGCCGGCGCGATGGTCTCGACTGCCAGACGTCACCTGCAGAAGGTCTTTATTTTCTTCGTCATCGGCTTCATCGGCACGTTCTACGCGATGCGGATCTGGGTCTGGGATTTCTTAGAGCAGACGGCCAAGACCAATATGGAAGGCGACGTGGCCGTCGCGACCGAGCTCATCACCCGGACGCCGTTCGAGGTCATCCTCTTGCAGGCGAAGATCGGCCTGCTCGTCGGGATCGTCTTCGCGATTCCGGCGCTGGTGTACTACGCACGGGGGTCCCTCCAGGATCGCGGCTTTACGAGTGTCGTCCCGATCTCTCGGCTGTGGCTCGTGGCGTTCGGGCTGGTCTCGATCGTCCTCTTCGTGGTTGGGATCGTCTACGCGTTCACCGTCTTCTTCCCGTTTACGTTCCTCTTCCTCGGCGAGATTGCGTACAATGCCGGCGTCAAGCCGAGCTGGGGGATCACGGAGTTCACCGAGTTCGTCTCGCTGCTGACGATCTCGTTCGGCCTCGCCGCCCAGCTCCCGCTGCTGATGGCGACGTTTTCCTACACCGAGATCGTCTCCTACGAGACGTTCCGTGACAAGTGGCGCCACGCGATCGTCGGCATCACCGTCTTCGGCGCCTTCTTCTCCCCGCCGGATCCGATCACGCAACTCATGTGGGCGCTGCCGCTGGTCGCCCTCTACGTGTTCAGCCTCGGACTGGCGAAACTCGTCGCGAACACCCGCCGCCGCGGGGCCGCGGAGATCGGGAGCGGCGTCGGACACGTCAAGCGCCGACTCGGCCAGACGATCGCGATCGTGGCCGTGGTCTTTCTGGCTATCGCCGTCGCGCTCGCCGCCGGTGCGCGGACCTGGGTCGCAGAAACTATCGTTCCGGAACTCCCGCCGGCGGTGCAACCGGCGGAGCCGACGATTATCGGCGAACTCGTCGTCGAGCACGGAACCGCCGGGCTGCTGGGGGCCGCGGCGATTCTGACCCTCGGCGTCGCCGCCCTCGCGCTCGCAGTCGTGACCGTCCAGGTCCTTCGGACGCCGGTGTATCCGCGAGAGAGCGCTCTTGCAACGGCACAGACCGAAGACGACGTGGACTTCACCGTTCTGGACCCGAGCGACATCAAGCGGGTTCCGGCGCCGGTCTTTTCGTCGATGTCCGAAGACGAGATGATGAGCGTCGCTCGCGAAGCGATGCACGCCGACGATCGCGAGAAAGCCCAGGCGATCATCGATCGGTTCGACTCGATCGCAGCCATCGAGGAGGGCGAGACGGCAGCGGAGGCGTCACCGGGCGAGGCTGAGACACAACCCAGCGAGGGAGCCCCAGCCGACGGGAGCGAGGGCGAAGACGACTCCTCACCGCTGGCCAGTACTGCTGCCGGAATGCTCGATCCGTTCACCGAGTCGGAGACGACCGAGGAGGACCTCGGCGGGTTCGCGTACGACCTCGCGTTCATCGTCGAAAGCCTCACGTCGAAGCTCATCTACGTCGTCGGGCTGTTCATGGCCGTGCTGGCTGGGTCGTTCCTCTGGCTGTACGCCGGCGGTATCAAGCGCAGCCTCCGGCAGTTCGTCGACAGCGTCCCCCGGGAGCTACTGGTGGAGGTCGCCGAGAGCAACGGCGCGACGATCGACGAGTCGGCTGGGCTCACCCAACTCCTCCAGGACTCGGGCTTCGTCGTCGCGCTCCACCCCGTCGAGGTGCTGATCTTCATCGTCAAGGTCAGTACGATCCTGGCGGCTGTCTCGATCCTTCCGTTCGTCTGTTACTGGGCCTGGCCGGCCATCAGAGAGCGTGGCCTGGCTCGCGGCGACCGGCGGACGTTCGCGGTCTGGGGTGTGTCCCTGTTCCTCGGATTCGCCGCCGGCACCTACCTGGGCTTTTTCTACATCGCCCCGTCGGTCATCTCCTATCTCATCACCGACGCGCTGGCGAACGAGATGGTCGTCTCCTACCGGATGAAGAGCTTCTTCTGGCTCGTAATCTACACCACGCTCGGCGTTGGCTTCCTGTTCAACGTCCTGGTCACGATGGTGCTCTTCCACGTCGGGAACATCGTCTCCTATCGGACGATGCGCCGTCGCTGGCGCCCGGCCGTCGTCGGCATTTTCGTCGTGGCGATGTTCGCGAGCCCCAGCGGCATCCTGAAGATGTTCGCCGTCGCGATCCCGCTCTCGCTGACGTACCTGCTCGGTCTCGCCGTGTTGTACGTGCTGACGGCCGGCGGTCGCCTGTTCGGTGGCGGCGGCGCGACGACTGCCACGGAGTCGGGTCCCGACCCGGCTGCGGACGTCGCTGGCGCAGGCGAATAG
- a CDS encoding twin-arginine translocase subunit TatC, which translates to MPDEREESTTTDPEEPRDRDAEASEADGAVDAKEPTGDSQSIDEDGPSDNSDRVPDEDGASDESESERVPDEGESSDDSDRVPGEGGLTFEGSPSQKFEWGSSEDRPDSPPKPAKAGDGDDQDGDTTDSAESSGSGGGATAPVPSAQTEPVTGGSERTEEVGGISTPPDDEEMPLADHVEEMISRLAIVLLVGAAATAVGLLWATDAIGIIWAEAIPQAEAWRPHLYGPLELWLTRIKVASLLGIMVALPVFVYETYLFMRPGLYPHERKYYLAAVPTSVVLAAIGMLFSYLLVLPVLFEYFSYYSRESAAIKYGLGPTFDLIITLTAFLAVVFQIPLFIMLAVMMGVTTRQWLADKRLYFWAAFAGLAFTFTIDPSGMAAGLVAITMIVLYEGTLLVLKWVGVD; encoded by the coding sequence ATGCCGGACGAGCGGGAGGAGTCGACGACGACCGACCCCGAGGAGCCGCGGGACCGTGACGCCGAGGCCTCGGAGGCCGACGGCGCCGTCGACGCAAAGGAACCCACCGGCGATTCCCAGTCGATCGACGAGGACGGGCCGAGTGACAACTCAGATCGCGTGCCAGACGAGGATGGGGCGAGCGACGAGTCCGAATCCGAACGCGTGCCAGACGAGGGAGAGTCAAGCGACGACTCAGATCGCGTACCGGGCGAGGGCGGACTCACGTTCGAGGGGAGTCCGTCGCAGAAGTTCGAGTGGGGTTCGTCGGAGGACCGCCCCGACTCGCCGCCAAAGCCAGCGAAAGCCGGCGACGGCGACGATCAGGACGGCGATACGACCGATTCGGCGGAGTCGAGCGGTAGCGGTGGTGGCGCAACCGCCCCGGTCCCGAGCGCCCAGACCGAACCCGTGACCGGCGGCTCGGAACGAACCGAGGAGGTCGGTGGGATCTCGACGCCGCCAGACGACGAGGAGATGCCGCTTGCGGACCACGTCGAGGAGATGATCTCTCGGCTGGCGATCGTCCTGCTCGTCGGGGCGGCGGCGACCGCCGTCGGCCTCCTCTGGGCGACCGACGCCATCGGGATCATCTGGGCCGAGGCGATCCCACAAGCGGAGGCGTGGCGGCCACACCTCTACGGCCCTCTGGAGCTCTGGCTGACTCGGATCAAGGTTGCCAGCCTGCTCGGGATCATGGTCGCGCTCCCCGTGTTCGTCTACGAGACCTATCTCTTCATGCGCCCCGGTCTCTATCCGCACGAGCGCAAGTACTACCTCGCGGCGGTGCCGACGAGCGTCGTGCTGGCCGCGATCGGGATGCTGTTTTCCTACCTGCTCGTCCTGCCGGTCCTCTTCGAGTACTTCTCGTACTACTCGCGAGAGAGCGCCGCGATCAAGTACGGGCTCGGTCCGACCTTCGACCTGATCATCACGCTCACCGCGTTCCTGGCCGTCGTCTTCCAGATCCCGCTTTTCATCATGCTCGCGGTGATGATGGGCGTGACGACCCGGCAGTGGCTCGCCGACAAGCGCCTGTACTTCTGGGCGGCGTTCGCCGGCCTCGCCTTTACCTTCACGATCGACCCGAGTGGGATGGCCGCCGGCCTCGTCGCGATCACGATGATCGTCCTGTACGAGGGGACGCTACTGGTGCTGAAGTGGGTCGGCGTCGACTGA
- a CDS encoding DUF6789 family protein: protein MDVTAALDRSPSRTQSAEHASSRTEHALAASARGVQAGFVATLIMTAFRLPILRSLPPSAHFWAAYVAGGDPEDHSVPGLVLHLGYGTVAGAIFGGLFAVQDAEEAIEAEQRGLLWGSVYGLALSAFGTQVMLKEILGLELEADELALFHAAHLVYGVSLGAWVGSRTEGVDDPDAYGYD, encoded by the coding sequence ATGGACGTGACAGCCGCGCTCGACCGATCGCCGTCACGAACGCAGTCCGCCGAGCACGCGTCGTCGCGGACCGAACACGCCCTCGCGGCGAGCGCCCGTGGCGTGCAGGCCGGCTTCGTCGCCACGCTCATCATGACCGCGTTTCGCCTCCCGATCCTGCGGTCGCTGCCGCCCTCCGCGCACTTCTGGGCCGCGTACGTCGCCGGCGGCGATCCCGAAGATCACTCCGTCCCCGGCCTCGTCTTGCATCTCGGCTACGGAACGGTCGCCGGAGCGATCTTCGGCGGCCTGTTCGCCGTACAGGACGCCGAAGAGGCGATCGAGGCCGAACAGCGTGGGCTGCTCTGGGGGTCGGTCTACGGCCTCGCTCTCTCGGCGTTCGGGACGCAGGTCATGCTAAAAGAGATACTCGGGCTGGAGCTCGAGGCCGACGAACTCGCCCTCTTCCACGCCGCCCACCTCGTCTACGGCGTCTCCCTCGGCGCCTGGGTTGGCTCCCGGACAGAGGGCGTCGACGATCCCGACGCCTACGGGTACGACTAG
- a CDS encoding NAD-dependent epimerase/dehydratase family protein, which produces MDARSSSRHPDAPAVEPPRSSAHDLVTYPTHELGGTRVLVTGGAGFIGSHITHALTPDADVTVYDSLASGDRSNVPAEATFVEADVRDGDALERAVEAADVVFHEAAMVSVAQSVEEPLASHEVTAASTLAVLEAARRHDARVVLASSAALYGQPETTPIVEPASKRPTSPYGLDKLAADHYARLYHDLYGLETAALRYFNVYGPGQPPGEYAGVISVFAEQALADEPITVEGDGAQTRDFVHVSDVVRANLLAATTDAVGEAYNVATGDPISIRRLAERIRALSDSDSSIVHDDARPGDIRHSAGSIDRAREQLDFEPTVSIADGLAQTIEWFRAR; this is translated from the coding sequence ATGGACGCGCGTTCGTCGTCCCGTCACCCTGATGCCCCAGCGGTCGAACCGCCGCGCTCGAGTGCCCACGATCTCGTCACGTATCCCACCCACGAACTGGGCGGCACTCGCGTGCTCGTCACTGGCGGGGCCGGCTTCATCGGTTCGCACATCACCCACGCGCTCACACCGGACGCCGACGTCACCGTCTACGACTCGCTCGCGTCCGGCGACCGGTCGAACGTGCCGGCCGAGGCGACGTTCGTCGAGGCCGACGTGCGGGACGGGGACGCCCTCGAGCGCGCCGTCGAAGCGGCCGACGTCGTCTTCCACGAGGCGGCGATGGTGAGCGTCGCCCAATCGGTCGAGGAACCGCTGGCGAGTCACGAGGTCACCGCGGCGTCGACGCTCGCCGTCCTCGAGGCGGCGCGGCGCCACGACGCTCGGGTGGTACTCGCCTCGAGTGCGGCGCTGTACGGCCAACCCGAGACGACGCCGATCGTCGAGCCGGCGTCGAAGCGACCGACCTCGCCGTACGGTCTCGACAAACTCGCTGCGGACCACTACGCGCGGCTGTATCACGACCTGTACGGACTGGAGACCGCCGCGTTGCGCTACTTCAACGTCTACGGCCCCGGCCAGCCGCCCGGCGAGTACGCCGGCGTAATCAGTGTCTTCGCGGAGCAGGCGCTCGCGGACGAACCGATCACGGTCGAGGGCGACGGTGCGCAGACACGCGACTTCGTCCACGTCTCGGACGTCGTCCGCGCGAATCTGCTGGCCGCGACGACCGACGCCGTCGGCGAGGCCTACAACGTCGCGACCGGGGATCCAATCTCGATTCGCCGGCTGGCCGAGCGCATTCGGGCGCTATCGGATTCCGATTCGTCGATCGTCCACGACGACGCGCGCCCCGGCGACATTCGCCACTCGGCGGGCTCGATCGACCGCGCCCGCGAGCAGCTCGATTTCGAACCGACCGTCTCCATCGCCGATGGGCTGGCACAGACGATCGAGTGGTTCCGCGCCCGGTAA
- a CDS encoding DUF354 domain-containing protein, giving the protein MRVLVQITHPAHVHFFRPYVELAPELGHTVRVLALEKEMSLELLDAYGIDYETACEPAERDLFRVRDQLRLTRATYRAAREFDPDVLTAIGGTSIAHVSTLVRGRSVVFYDTEHATLQNTVTYPFADRICTPTCYSEEIGSNHVRYPGYQELAYLHPARFTPESSIREEAGLGPNERFVVLRLIGWDAVHDVGGRGFDDVTDVVDALESTGVRVCITAESSLPPSLHDRRLSVPPHRVHHLLAEADAFIGESPTMATESAVLGTPAIFVSSLRLGYIDELEDEYGLVSSFAGPESQSTALSHTLSILEDYDRSTWASRRQQLLDDKTDTTAVLVDQLEVAGVLARNA; this is encoded by the coding sequence ATGCGCGTTCTCGTCCAGATCACGCACCCGGCACACGTCCACTTCTTCCGGCCGTACGTCGAACTCGCGCCCGAACTCGGGCACACGGTTCGCGTCCTCGCGCTGGAGAAGGAGATGTCCCTGGAGCTACTGGATGCGTACGGTATCGACTACGAGACGGCGTGTGAGCCGGCCGAGCGCGATCTGTTTCGCGTCCGTGACCAGCTGCGACTCACGCGAGCGACCTACCGGGCGGCGCGCGAGTTCGATCCGGACGTCCTCACGGCGATCGGTGGGACGTCGATCGCACACGTCTCGACGCTCGTCCGCGGTCGATCGGTGGTGTTCTACGACACCGAGCACGCGACGTTGCAGAACACCGTGACGTATCCGTTCGCCGACCGGATCTGCACGCCGACGTGCTACAGTGAGGAGATCGGGTCGAATCACGTCCGCTATCCGGGCTATCAGGAACTGGCCTATCTGCACCCGGCGCGATTCACCCCGGAGTCGTCGATTCGCGAGGAGGCGGGGCTCGGCCCGAACGAGCGATTCGTCGTCCTTCGGCTCATCGGCTGGGACGCCGTTCACGACGTCGGGGGGCGAGGGTTCGACGACGTGACCGACGTCGTCGACGCGCTCGAGTCGACGGGCGTTCGCGTATGCATCACCGCCGAATCGTCGCTGCCACCATCCCTCCACGATCGTCGCCTCTCCGTCCCGCCCCACCGGGTCCACCACCTGCTCGCCGAAGCAGACGCCTTCATCGGGGAGAGTCCGACGATGGCGACCGAGAGTGCCGTCCTCGGGACGCCGGCGATCTTCGTCTCCAGTCTCCGGCTGGGCTACATCGACGAACTCGAGGACGAGTACGGGCTGGTATCGTCGTTCGCCGGCCCCGAGAGCCAGTCGACGGCACTCTCGCACACGCTCTCGATCCTCGAGGACTACGACCGGTCGACGTGGGCCTCGCGCCGTCAGCAGTTGCTCGACGACAAGACCGACACGACGGCCGTGCTCGTCGATCAACTCGAGGTGGCTGGAGTGCTGGCACGGAACGCGTGA